The region CAGCTATAAATAGTACAGATAACAAACATGTCAGAGCATATACGACATGAATACAATAGAACGATAGAGTATAAAAGGTCGGTAGAATTGAATGTGTCAAATCAGAACATTCACTGACCAACGACTGAAACACACAGCAGAAGTGTTGATATTCAAACCAAAGCAATTACTTCgttacaaaatcaaattttacaCATTCCTAGCTAGAAATGGCTGGCTCTATCGACGTTCCCGACTTTGTTCCACAACCATTGCTGAAACACCATGACGCACGTATTCTAGATTTAGCGTTCGTTATGGACTGCACCGGTAGTATGGGTAGCTGGATTGAAGAGGCTAAAAAGGTGTGAACAAAGTTAGACAAACCGTTACATTCAAAGATTTTCAGCTAATAATGAAATCAGatttagtatattttatttaataaacCAAGACGAATATATTTGCATTGGTATATGATACTGTAGGAAGGGCAACGCATAAAAACGaaagaatatcaaatacaaCCGTTGGCGTAATCCATCAGAATTATCAATGTATCATTCAGTGAGTAATATCTCAGTATTTTCTCACTCAATTAACAACTTTATTTATTGTTCTTTCTTACTACAGAATATTCAAAGTATTGTGGAAGAAATCGTTGCCAAGGAGATGTCTGATATCCATCTAGGATTGGTTGAATACAGAGACCATCCTCCACAAGACAGCACCTTTGTAACACGTGTACTGGACTTCACTCCATCCTTGAATACTATGCAGAAGAGAATGGATAAAATGTCTGCAAGTGGAGGTACGTAGTTTTATGCTGTagctatttatttttttattatcaagCACAAAATTTCTTACTTTGTGACTTAAGCAATGTAAATTATGAATAGGTATAATAAGAATCATAGGAAAAATGGACAGTTATTAAACTGACGTTAAAACTGATATACAAACGAAATATTTCAGAACATTTTCAAAGATACCAGTTGAAGTTATTGTACAACAACCAAATGTTTCACTTACAATGTTtcatcaaaattcaaattttaggTGGTGACGGTCCAGAAGCTGTAGCTGATGGTCTCTACAAATCGCTGAAGTTGAAATGGCGCCCCCAAGCGACGAAAGTTTGCGTCTTGATTGCTGATGCTCCTCCCCATGGTCTGGATACAAGTGGAGATGGCTTTCCAAAAGGTATTATAAATTCAAAAGAACTCCAAATATTTcttaaatatatcatttatatttagaaataagCTTTCTTGCAACTTATTGCTTGAATTGGCAGGTTTGACAacataatttcatttaaaaagtCCCGTAATTTCATAAAGTTCAAAATTGGAAGTTCCCTTTTCCTCATTTCTTTTCTCTAAGTACTAAAGACTCCTCTCCAAATATTTCAGGTTGTCCATCTGGTCATGATCCCATGAAAATCGTGCGTGAAATGGCAGAGAAAAACATCACTTTATACAGTGTAGTGTGTGGATCCTATGCTGAAGACTTCAAAGATTTCTTTATGGCTATTGCTCACCTGACTGGAGGTCAATACGTGTCATTAAAAGATGCTAAACTATTGTCAAAGGTCATCATAGGGGGCGCTAGAGAAGAGATGTCACTGCAACAATTGATGGATGAAGTTAACAATGAAGTGATGCAGGAATATCGTGCAAAAGGAGGACGAGTTGATGAAGATGCCATGGCAACCAGAGTTGAAACAGCTCTTAAAAAGAGAAGTGAGTAtgatttcaatatatttgtaaCCCAAGTTCACAAGAACtgtaaataaatcaattatTGTCTTGAACTGAATTATCTTATCTCtttaatatatcattatatttaatTATCTCCTTATACTTGTATTACAGAACGAACTGCTAAAACAATGACTGGTGCTGTCACCGATTTACCTGAAGTATCTGAAAGATCAAAACGAATTGCAGAGTTAGAAAGTATGGCAGATGTTTGCAGTGAATTGGCAAAGCCCGAAACAAGTGTAACAGCGACTCCAGCGGCGACTCCAGCGACAACAAGCTGTAGAAAGAGGAAATTAGATGATACAAAAACCACTACTTCACCATCAAAGAAAATGACAGTGACAACAGCTGGGTCTGCAAAAAGAAGACACACACTCTCTTCCCCTGATAGGTAAGTAGTCCAGTGAAAATCTTTAGTCTTATTCAATAATTTATATGGTCTATAGTTGTGATACTTTCCCCTACTCAGTCGACGTCAGATCTGATGTGTTAGAATGTAAACTTTAGTTTTCATCAGGagttattgtcattgaataAGGTGTGAACAAAATTTGATGTCAAACTATTATCCTTGATCcaaacttttttgttttctactttcGACAattaaagtacattttgtactcatttttttctgattttcatTTTCCAGTGATGACGACGTCGCCCAAACGAGAGCACGGTCCAAGTGTCCAGTGACCGGAATCTGTACAGTGTGCTGtccctcatcatcatcacgttcaTGCTGTGCAAAGGcttctgggagaaaatcaccaacaccaccaccagtATCACCAAGTATAAGTACTTCCACAAAGACAAAGGTTTACAGATCTGCCAGGAAAACTATTGTCGTCAAATCTGCCATCGCTTCAACATCACCAAAAACAGTCAGTATGGATGGTGAAATCGCAGTTGATGAAAGTACAGAAGTTTCATCCAAACAAGTTCGAAGATTGGTGAAGAAATCCATCGCTGTCAACAAGTTGAAAAGGTCATAAACTCAATGTTGGATTAACTTGTGGATATTGAGTTATACCGTTCATCGTTGACAAAGCAAAACTTGGAATTCACAAATTCAAAGTGAACTTACGAACCATTTTGTTGGATTGAATTGGACAGAGATTCATTCAATTATGCAATGACTAACATGTCAATGAGTGAAAATGTTAACTTTGTCACCCacttaaattttacaaaatgtctgcTTTATTTTACAGTTGTGAGATTTTTATATATTAGTGGAATCTTTTGgtagaatttatttattttcatatatactTATCCAGAATTTCCaaagacatatttttatatttgcgatatttatcagatttactGCATGTTATTAGTAAAGACTTTAAATAAACgcaatttacatacattgaagGTTTGAGTACCCATTCCTCATTTTTTTCATGGGAACTTTACTTTATGTCAGTTATCAAGATCGATACATTTCGCCCCTCTAACAGAACGAATCATTCCAAGGATACAGTCATCTCTTAAAAGAAATGTAAATTCCTTCATAtaacattaaaaataacattttaacattaaAATGGCATGTAAAATCAATCGCATTCTTAGGATATATCTCTTGTTTTCAGAGTTCATCAACAAACgaatcaacaaaacaaaacaaaacaaaacaaaacaaaacaaaacaaaacaaaacaaaacaaaacaatacttaGCATGACGAAAACAATCCTAACGGAGACATGCAGTGACACTGACTGATTACTTAATGAATTGGTTAATTAAAAAGTTCCCAATTTTACTTTCTCTTATTCAGGTTCATCTACAAAACTCTACGGTGTCAGACATGCAACATCGGCATATTCATACTTGATTCGTGTTGTTTTTGCGCATGTCCATTTCCCAAACAATCGAATGTTGTTTTTGCGTTCGCCCATTTGATTTCCCGAACTGTAAATTGATCTAAGCTGTAGTCTCGGTTGCCCAGCCTCACCGCTGATTGCTTACTTCTCTGCTGGAGTTGGCCAGAGAGGCTGGGTAACTCATTTTGTATCTAAATTGCAGTCTTGCACCGTGTCTTGTTCTCCGCCCCTTAAAATAAATGGATTTTGGTAGGATAATGGACTTCATAAGCTTCATGTTCCCCTTCTACATTTTtctaaatagcgccctctacagttcatatatgtatgttttaagtACATTGAGACAACGAGAACAATTGTAGTTGGTATTAAACATAAAGTTACATCCAGATGGTTGCCAAATATGAAAGTAAAGGGACTGGTATAATATAGCACGAACTGATAAAAACACTGAACAGATAAATGTCATGTTGAAATATGGAATAATAGACCATATGAAAGTGTTTATATAAGCTTGTTTATTGTTACTTCCGTTTGATTCAGCTTTAATATACGAAATTTTCATTAAAGTTGGAAGAGAACCTTTAAAAAGTATAAGGAATAAAACATCAATTATCAGCGAATGATTAGACACTTCCGTTTGTATGTGAAAAGAATAGCAAAATCTGATGCTGTGCACTTGTTGCCCGTGATAGTCATGGTCCATCATAAAAAGGTGGTACaaaaagtctgtctgtctgtctgtctgtctgtctgtctgtctgtctgtctgtctgtctgtctgtctgtctgtctgtctgtctgtctgtctgtctgtctgtctgtctgtccgtccgtccgtccgtccgtccgtccgtccgtctgtctgtctgtctgtctgtccgtccgtccgtccgtccgtccgtccgtccgtctgtctgtctgcctatgaGTACTGAGAATGAAAGGTTTGAAGCATTGATTCTatggcgtgtgtgtgtgtctgtgtgtattgtgtgggtgtgtgtgtgggggtggggtgggtgagTGGGGATGTTGCGCGTACCGCGCAAGTGTTGAGAATACTAAGTATGCAACATTATACATGCGTTACATGTAAAGCCAAACTGTATAGTATGACAAGCAGACGGTTACCCCGGCCAACACCTATGTTAGTTGAGTACAAAGCAGGTGACAAACACCACCGACCTGATAAATCATATTAAAATAGACTAAAGGTCAAGTTTATGGTAGAAGCACAAGTGTTGACGAAAATccacttactcgtaatatcacaTTACTAATGGAACATCTATATGTATAGCTATGCATGGCTGTATTAACAATTGTTGTAACATTAAGACTGCTTGAGTCATAGGGCTTGATTTCTCGTTATGTGTGCATGGCTTTGAAAAAGTGTAGGTTTGGgacatggtttgaaatttgatgatttgGAAGAATGGGAAGTGAGGATTAAAACAAGTTAATCTCAGAAGATTGGATGTAATGTGTGTTATTTGAGAGTTTGAGTAGGGAAGGGAGGTCAGGTATGGTATACTGTTCTTGTATGTGTATGATTGTGTGCATTGTGTACGGCTGTTTCCTATAACAGGCCTTGAATTTAAAACCAATTTTACTACAATAAAGTCACTTTAGGAATTTAAACAGGTTACAATCTTAAATATGTCGGTAATCATGTCTAATTTAATGTTTGCAATAATTGCAATTCTAGTAATATTGATTTAGCTAATCAAATGTAGTGCAATGTGTAAGTGTACATTGTGACTAAAACGCCGGGAAGGAGTTTGAAAACTTTGCAATGGTCGATTTGATATTTGTTACTACCATTTGACAGATATCTACAGAAACAGAAACTATGGATGTAATTTTAATAGTGGGTTTGATCGGAGGGGTCTATTTCAAGCTTTCACTGCTTACGGAAATCGATAAAAGtattctgtacatttttttgcaaaaaCGATTGcttttcaaaagaaagtttaactTGACAACATTATTCATCGGTGTCAAATTAGCTTGATATACCCCCAAAAGTCACAGAATACCAGAGATTTGTTTCACAAATTATTCACAAATACTTTTGGCTATTAGATCATGTATAGAAACCCTTCTTCAGAACAGAGTTGTTGCAGTCTCCGTGAGCTAGGCTGGATAGTCGACCTGCCAAGTGTTTTCACACAAATGCTTGGCAGGTAGATTAACAAGACTACTAATATAGCGGCTACTCCAATTGAATAAAGATAAAGGTGAAAGTTAATTTAAAAATCCAGAAATGATAAGAATTGATAAAATTCGTGCCATTATGTTTTTATGGTATTATCTTTTAATATCACGAGTAATTGGAATATTGACTACACTTGAGTGAGGTCGTGAGATGATAagtatttattgaaaaaaatataaatatattgaaatgatcAACTTCAATGCATTAGAAGATAATTAAAAAGTAACAGCTATCTCCTTACTTTATTTTCACTAAAATAGATGAAATGAAATCAGATTATAAGAGTGTAGACAGATCAAACAGAAAATGATAAATCATCACTTGAGTGTACATGCTGCTTtgcatatataaaatgtatgggTAAATATAATCTCTGACTCTAGATAGGTAATCAGAAATATACACTTTACAGTTCTCTTGGGGAAACCGTTATTTCATTCACCTGCTGTGGTGCAGGTGGGGAGGTTGAAATGAAATAGGGTGGGTGATTTCTAATTTCTAATTTCAAGGCAGCCGGCTAAGTCgcaattgattttttttaacatttcaaatgaaatttctcGCAGAACAAAATGTGTCTTTCTTCGGGTGATGCAACGAAAAACAAATGGTTTGTCATAATAGTTTAcgttgatgaaaatgaatagACAATGTATATTGACCCTTACTTAAGTAAAAAAGTCACAAGttacgatttaaaaaaaaaaaaattctcgcAGGCCAGAATGAGCCTAAAAAAACAAAGGGTTTGTCATATTGAGGTTATGATTTACgatgttgatttttttaattttcaatttgttgacaataatacactaatttgcataattgtcaAGTGTATAGTAAAATACCAGTAGTCAATCATTGtaagttattaatatttattccaGCATGTCATGTCACTGTATTTATTATGATGTTGGTGGAATGAACACAGTCGTAGAACACAAATTCAAATTATAAATGAACTTTTTCGCGTATTTAAGTGACTTCAGCGTTGGGTGCTACAAAGACGTTGGCGAAAGAACCCTTCTAAAACTAGTCTAGCTGCTAAACCTCGGATGTTCTTACGATACAATAAGATACACGACCGAACATCAAGCCCTCAATACGTACTTCGTTCacttatcgtatcggaagaaagcccgaacgtctagcagcaagactatgctACAACTAGCTTCCTACATGAATGTATTCTAAAGAAAACGTGATATCTAATGGAGTGTGGTACAATCACGAGGTGTGTTTTTTGTGCGAAATTCGAGTATAACTTGATGACGGCATCATCCAGTtaaatagactgtaagatacgtcgtgttgttcagctctaTCAGACTTGTTAGTGCTGCTGGCTGATAGGAAAGACTAAAGGGTTTCCACAAGACAGTCATCGGTTCAATGGCGTTGAAAAGTTGAAAATGAGGGGGGTATATACTGTACGTCACCTTATGTGTATTGAAATTACAACAATCATGTAGGCCTATATCATATTATCAGCTGTGGGAACTTTTTCCCCATAGCTCAGACATTTTGTCTGATACAATGTGATCAAAGAGTACAAGATCAAAGGGTAGAGCGATGTGTAGGCGGGGAAGTCGGTTGATTAATTTATCAACGCGGGGATATAACTACTAAATGGAACAGCCACAATACAAGCCGGCCCACCTGCTCATCTCATACTAGTGTACGATCGTACCTTCTACAGTAAATATGTGACTCCTGTTGCTGCTTCTATTCACCGGTGTTTAGTCTTTCTTCGTTGGATCACGTTGGACACTCATCGATACAGTACATTTCAAGGGTGCGACTAGAAGTAGAATTTAATTGGAAGTAGTTGAGAAGTCAGTCACGTGGAAGTAAATGACTCCCTAAAGTAAAAACAAAGATGTCATCGAATGGTTATCGACCAATCAAAACTAGCGTTACAAAATAGGTCATTGTGAAGTGAGCAGAGGTTACCACTCATAGCGTAAAAACCGATGGACGGACCCAGGCGTATCTTTGGTGCGCTACAAACAGATACAAGCATAACATTTACTTCGGCAATGGTGCTTCTTGGAATTTATTCGAGACTGAGGGTGAATACTGAATGTAGTATAGAAGGACAGTGAGGGAAATAGCGCCAAAACTGTGGAGTATATTGTTGCATGTTCAGCTTCGAAAAAATACAACGTAAACGTGTACCGGTGTGGACAGTGGCCTAATGACATGTTAGAAGCGATGGGCCTACATCTCGTTAAGCGTTGTAGAAAACGACGTTTGCTCGTATCAATCATATTTTTCGTGAGTGTATGCAGTTATTTGCTTTACATGGTATTTGCTTGTTGTCAGGATGTTGTGCAAACTCACAGTGTTGAAGCTCAACGACGTCTTGAATTCAACGCTGCCGAAGGCACAGGTTTCGAAAGAGACTCTGCAATACAACAGGAACGGCGCCATGACCCCAAAGGACAGTTGGGCATGGACACTAGGGTATACAGCGATGAAAATGACGAAAATGGGCAAAAGTGGCCTGAAGAAGACGACGAAGAAGATACGGATAGAGACTTCGAAAAATATGATGATAATGACGAACGGAGAGAACATGAACGTGATCACATTGTGATCAACAACGTTGGTCCCAGCAATGGCACTAACAAAATACTAACCATGTCACGAAAACTCCCTCAAGCAATCATTATTGGTGTTAAAAAGTGCGGAACGAGAGCTCTACTAGAATTTATGCGCTTACACCCAGACGTTAGAGCTTCAGGACCTGAAGTTCATTTTTTCGACAGGTACTATAATCTCGGATTGGATTGGTACAGGTAAGCATAGTACAGTACACTCATAGTGTCGATGTAATTGGCGGTGTGCAAAAGTGACACCTATCTAAGTATTTTCACGACTTTCGAGTCAAAGATATTAGTAGACACAGTTTGCACCGTTTATTATTACACCTACTAACGACCTTCTCGTATAAATTGTGACAGTTGACCAAAACAAGTTTATTATCCGGTAAGTTTTGATTGTTGACgtacaaaacaaaacttactGATGTCAGGAGAGGAAATTGGTCCATGGTACAGCTAAATTCTTCGAAATTGTTGTCAGTCCACGTCACTCGTGTAGCCACATTTAAAAACTCGAAAGagaaatatattatttgcattTTCTTGGTATGCTAAAATCACATGGATGTGTTGATTGAcaagaaaaatatttgtctatcttttgttcaaatgaaaaggTATTTGCTAGCCCGTTTTTATCAAAACCAATAGGAAAATAcgcatgtacattgtagcaaCGCTCTGTGTGCTCATGATTATATAATACATGTCGTTCCTTTCCTTTTATCATCATTTCTCAAGAATTTTAATTGGGCCATTTATTTACGTTACATCCTGAAATAATAAAACACCCCAGAGAAAATAAAGTTCTTGTTAATCAATGTTCAAGGTGGGATGAGATAAAACGCCACATCAATCAACTCTTGTATATACGAAATTAGAAAAGAGGTGAAGCACAAGCAAAGAATGGGTAAATAGAGAAAATAGGAAAGATATTGTGTTGAATTGAAgtataaaaaagaaaaagtttgaaatttgtaaataaaggtTGAAGGAAAATTCTGTTTCTGAGCTTGTTATTGTCACTGAAAAGGGGATTTTGTTGGGGGGAGTTGCCAGGTCATTTCCTGCattggatgtatgtatgtgatttgtaaattttatttgttaGGGTTGTTTGTTTCCTCAAAgacttgtttattttgaccatttatcaataaaattgaaaattataggATTCTTAAGTGTTTACATGATACCAGTACAGCTGTGACATCAAATAATGGTAGACTTAGATAGGAAACATACTACATGTCATGCTGTAATGTCAAAtcttttgttgtattttgtgaTATAGTGAAGGGTTTATAGCATGATTTCTTCACGAAATCACAGCTGTTGTGCTGATGTAATGCTGTTTACAAAGTGTAGTATAGGTATAAGCCAGCTTGTGACCCATGACCTTGGCATTCACATCCATTGTGTGAGCTAGTTCATTGATTTTGCTTGAA is a window of Glandiceps talaboti chromosome 5, keGlaTala1.1, whole genome shotgun sequence DNA encoding:
- the LOC144435670 gene encoding uncharacterized protein LOC144435670, with protein sequence MAGSIDVPDFVPQPLLKHHDARILDLAFVMDCTGSMGSWIEEAKKNIQSIVEEIVAKEMSDIHLGLVEYRDHPPQDSTFVTRVLDFTPSLNTMQKRMDKMSASGGGDGPEAVADGLYKSLKLKWRPQATKVCVLIADAPPHGLDTSGDGFPKGCPSGHDPMKIVREMAEKNITLYSVVCGSYAEDFKDFFMAIAHLTGGQYVSLKDAKLLSKVIIGGAREEMSLQQLMDEVNNEVMQEYRAKGGRVDEDAMATRVETALKKRKRTAKTMTGAVTDLPEVSERSKRIAELESMADVCSELAKPETSVTATPAATPATTSCRKRKLDDTKTTTSPSKKMTVTTAGSAKRRHTLSSPDSDDDVAQTRARSKCPVTGICTVCCPSSSSRSCCAKASGRKSPTPPPVSPSISTSTKTKVYRSARKTIVVKSAIASTSPKTVSMDGEIAVDESTEVSSKQVRRLVKKSIAVNKLKRS